In the genome of Vicia villosa cultivar HV-30 ecotype Madison, WI linkage group LG7, Vvil1.0, whole genome shotgun sequence, one region contains:
- the LOC131616104 gene encoding uncharacterized protein LOC131616104 isoform X1 — protein sequence MDNRGASFVAVRRTTPHGETCNSNSAEAVAGSAAWLGRSLSCVCVQRRDSDASSFFDLTLAQEECLQKLQRRIDVPYDSSIIEHQEALKALWNVAFPEEELRGLISEQWKEMGWQGKDPSTDFRGGGFISLENFLFFARNFPKSFQDLLWKREGDRSVWEYPFAVAGVNITFMLVQMLDLEAVKPRTLVGATFLKFLEENESAFDLLYCIAFKLMDHQWLSMRASYMDFNTVMKSTRRELEKELLQEEVLRLEDLPSYKLLSR from the exons atggatAATAGAGGCGCTTCATTCGTTGCTGTTAGAAGAACTACACCGCATGGAGAAACCTGCAATTCAAATTCtg CTGAGGCTGTGGCAGGATCAGCAGCATGGCTTGGTAGAAGTCTGTCTTGTGTATGTGTACAGAGAAGAGATAGTGATGCGTCTAGCTTTTTTGATTTAACTCTAGCCCAG GAGGAATGCTTGCAGAAGCTACAGAGACGAATAGATGTTCCATATGATAGTTCTATAATTGAGCACCAG GAGGCCCTTAAGGCTTTATGGAATGTTGCATTTCCTGAAGAAGAACTCCGTGGCTTGATATCTGAGCAGTGGAAGGAAATGGGCTGGCAAGGGAAGGATCCATCAACAGATTTTAG GGGGGGTGGTTTTATTTCTCTGGAGAATTTTCTGTTCTTTGCTAGGAATTTCCCG AAATCGTTCCAGGATCTTTTATGGAAGCGGGAAGGAGATCGGTCCGTGTGGGAATATCCGTTTGCTGTTGCTGGTGTTAACATCACATTCATGCTGGTGcagatgcttgatcttgaagcaG TGAAGCCACGCACACTGGTGGGAGCAACTTTCCTAAAGTTTCTTGAAG AAAATGAATCAGCTTTTGATCTTCTCTACTGCATAGCTTTCAAGCTGATGGATCACCAATGGCTTTCTATGCGAGCCTCATACATGGATTTTAAT ACAGTGATGAAATCTACACGGCGTGAGCTCGAGAAAGAGCTTCTTCAAGAAGAAGTATTGCGTCTTGAAGACTTACCCTCATACAAACTACTTTCACGATAG
- the LOC131616104 gene encoding uncharacterized protein LOC131616104 isoform X3, with the protein MDNRGASFVAVRRTTPHGETCNSNSAEAVAGSAAWLGRSLSCVCVQRRDSDASSFFDLTLAQEECLQKLQRRIDVPYDSSIIEHQEALKALWNVAFPEEELRGLISEQWKEMGWQGKDPSTDFRGGGFISLENFLFFARNFPKSFQDLLWKREGDRSVWEYPFAVAGVNITFMLVQMLDLEAVKPRTLVGATFLKFLEENESAFDLLYCIAFKLMDHQWLSMRASYMDFN; encoded by the exons atggatAATAGAGGCGCTTCATTCGTTGCTGTTAGAAGAACTACACCGCATGGAGAAACCTGCAATTCAAATTCtg CTGAGGCTGTGGCAGGATCAGCAGCATGGCTTGGTAGAAGTCTGTCTTGTGTATGTGTACAGAGAAGAGATAGTGATGCGTCTAGCTTTTTTGATTTAACTCTAGCCCAG GAGGAATGCTTGCAGAAGCTACAGAGACGAATAGATGTTCCATATGATAGTTCTATAATTGAGCACCAG GAGGCCCTTAAGGCTTTATGGAATGTTGCATTTCCTGAAGAAGAACTCCGTGGCTTGATATCTGAGCAGTGGAAGGAAATGGGCTGGCAAGGGAAGGATCCATCAACAGATTTTAG GGGGGGTGGTTTTATTTCTCTGGAGAATTTTCTGTTCTTTGCTAGGAATTTCCCG AAATCGTTCCAGGATCTTTTATGGAAGCGGGAAGGAGATCGGTCCGTGTGGGAATATCCGTTTGCTGTTGCTGGTGTTAACATCACATTCATGCTGGTGcagatgcttgatcttgaagcaG TGAAGCCACGCACACTGGTGGGAGCAACTTTCCTAAAGTTTCTTGAAG AAAATGAATCAGCTTTTGATCTTCTCTACTGCATAGCTTTCAAGCTGATGGATCACCAATGGCTTTCTATGCGAGCCTCATACATGGATTTTAAT TGA
- the LOC131616104 gene encoding uncharacterized protein LOC131616104 isoform X2, translating to MMGDILSCIAEAVAGSAAWLGRSLSCVCVQRRDSDASSFFDLTLAQEECLQKLQRRIDVPYDSSIIEHQEALKALWNVAFPEEELRGLISEQWKEMGWQGKDPSTDFRGGGFISLENFLFFARNFPKSFQDLLWKREGDRSVWEYPFAVAGVNITFMLVQMLDLEAVKPRTLVGATFLKFLEENESAFDLLYCIAFKLMDHQWLSMRASYMDFNTVMKSTRRELEKELLQEEVLRLEDLPSYKLLSR from the exons ATGATGGGTGATATTCTAAGTTGCATTG CTGAGGCTGTGGCAGGATCAGCAGCATGGCTTGGTAGAAGTCTGTCTTGTGTATGTGTACAGAGAAGAGATAGTGATGCGTCTAGCTTTTTTGATTTAACTCTAGCCCAG GAGGAATGCTTGCAGAAGCTACAGAGACGAATAGATGTTCCATATGATAGTTCTATAATTGAGCACCAG GAGGCCCTTAAGGCTTTATGGAATGTTGCATTTCCTGAAGAAGAACTCCGTGGCTTGATATCTGAGCAGTGGAAGGAAATGGGCTGGCAAGGGAAGGATCCATCAACAGATTTTAG GGGGGGTGGTTTTATTTCTCTGGAGAATTTTCTGTTCTTTGCTAGGAATTTCCCG AAATCGTTCCAGGATCTTTTATGGAAGCGGGAAGGAGATCGGTCCGTGTGGGAATATCCGTTTGCTGTTGCTGGTGTTAACATCACATTCATGCTGGTGcagatgcttgatcttgaagcaG TGAAGCCACGCACACTGGTGGGAGCAACTTTCCTAAAGTTTCTTGAAG AAAATGAATCAGCTTTTGATCTTCTCTACTGCATAGCTTTCAAGCTGATGGATCACCAATGGCTTTCTATGCGAGCCTCATACATGGATTTTAAT ACAGTGATGAAATCTACACGGCGTGAGCTCGAGAAAGAGCTTCTTCAAGAAGAAGTATTGCGTCTTGAAGACTTACCCTCATACAAACTACTTTCACGATAG
- the LOC131617976 gene encoding nucleoside diphosphate kinase 1: protein MAEQTFIMIKPDGVQRGLVGEIISRFEKKGFYLKGLKFVNVERAFAEKHYADLSAKPFFSGLVDYIISGPVVAMIWEGKNVVTTGRKIIGATNPAQSEPGTIRGDFAVEIGRNVIHGSDAVESANKEIALWFPEGAANWQSSLHSWIYE from the exons ATGGCCGAGCAAACTTTCATCATGATCAAGCCCGATGGCGTTCAAAGAGGCCTT GTTGGTGAGATTATCAGCAGGTTTGAGAAGAAGGGTTTCTACTTGAAAG gtttgaaattcgTGAATGTGGAGCGTGCATTTGCTGAGAAGCACTATGCAGATTTGTCTGCAAAGCCTTTCTTTAGCGGATTGGTGGATTACATTATCTCTGGTCCTGTTGTTGCCATGATCTGGGAGGGAAAGAATGTTGTGACAACCGGAAGAAAGATAATCGGTGCCACTAACCCTGCTCAATCTGAGCCTGGAACTATCCGTGGTGATTTTGCCGTTGAGATTGGCAG GAATGTTATTCATGGAAGCGATGCTGTTGAAAGTGCTAACAAGGAAATTGCTTTGTGGTTTCCTGAGGGTGCTGCTAACTGGCAAAGCAGCCTTCACTCCTGGATCTATGagtaa